Within the Miscanthus floridulus cultivar M001 chromosome 2, ASM1932011v1, whole genome shotgun sequence genome, the region CAAGAAATCAAGCAATTTGTGTTTTTAAGTTTTAATCCATGGCACTGATCAGATCTCAGCTTACTACTATCCATCAGGAAGAGAGATTGGAAAGAGGACGAGCACTCACAGGCGAAGGTCGGGGCAGTGGAACCCGCTGTGGCCGAGGTAGTGCTCCACCAGCTCGTCGGGAATCTTCCGCACCACCGAACCAAGCATCAGGGCTAAACCGCTGACAGAAAAGTAGAGAAGGCAAGAGGGAAGTGGCGGCACCATACTGTGGGGGTGTAGTCCATGAGGGATGAGAGGAACTCGGTGAGCGCAGCCTCGTCGTCATGCCGTCCGTCCCCCCCTCCACCCACTCCCGGACCCATGCCCCTGCCAGGGcctcctgcgccgccgccgccgctcatcATCCTGGACCTCACGCCCTGCCGCCTCACTGCCCCCACCGCGCGAGCAGCTGGTAAGATTCGAAGGGTAAGAATCGCGAAGATCGCTAATAAGAAGGGGAGGAGCGGCGCTCACCGTGGG harbors:
- the LOC136530100 gene encoding transcription initiation factor TFIID subunit 10-like isoform X2 → MMSGGGGAGGPGRGMGPGVGGGGDGRHDDEAALTEFLSSLMDYTPTIPDELVEHYLGHSGFHCPDLRLTRLVAVATQKFLSDIASDSLQHCKARVAAPIKDNKSKQPKHGVNLKHPEYFVDRPSAGMAPSTREE
- the LOC136530100 gene encoding transcription initiation factor TFIID subunit 10-like isoform X3; translated protein: MMSGGGGAGGPGRGMGPGVGGGGDGRHDDEAALTEFLSSLMDYTPTIPDELVEHYLGHSGFHCPDLRLTRLVAVATQKFLSDIASDSLQHCKARVAAPIKDNKSKQPKDKRLVLTMDDLSKALREV